GCGTCCCGCTTCCGGAGGCGATCTGGGGGATGCAGGCCCAGTACATCCGCAAGCAGGAGGAGACGCTCATCGAGGGCGAGTTCACCGAGTGGCTCTCGTGACCGCGCTCGACGTCCTCGCGGCGTTCGCGACCGACGAGTTCCCGACGGACGAACTCTCGCCGCGGCGACGACGGCCTCGCGGTCGCCGTCGAGAACGCCTACCGCGTCGCCAGTACTGCGGCGCGTGACTTGCGCGAACGGTGACGCCTACGGTTCGTCTTCGGTGTGTTCGTCCTCGAGAAAGCCGTGGTACGAGCAGACGTACTCGTCGCGGATGATCTGCTCGTCGACGATTTCCAGCCCGAGGGCGTCGAGGTCCTCGGCGATCCGGTTGAGATCGTCGTGTGACTGCCCGATCGCGTTGACGTAGACGTTGCGCTTGCCAGTCATGATCTCGCGGACAGCGGTGACTCCCTCGACCTCGCGGGCCGCTTTCGCGAGTTCGTCTCGCTCGGTCACCGGTGCCGTACAGATGATCTTCGTGTACAGCGGGTAGCCGGCCCTGTCGTAGTCGATATCGATGTGATACCCGCGGACGACCCCGCTGTCTTCGAGTTTGCTGAGCCTGGTTCGAACCGTACTCGGAGACAGATCGAGTTCGGCTGCGATGTCGCTCGATGACGTGTGTCTCGCGTCTTTCTGCAGGTAGTAGAGGATCGACCGGTCGATCGAGTCCAGCTGTCCGTCTTTCATCTATTGTCCCTTCTCTACCGAATGCATAATCATGGGGTTTTCGACTCGATCCGGATCGGCTGCGGCCGTTGCACGGAAGCCTCGCTGATCCGTAAGTAGCAACGAGTGGAAAGCGAACCGGCCGGGAAAAGTCCGGCCGGACGCTTGCCGCCCTGAATTGGTCCCCGCTGACGCTTCGGCCCTCCAAGCGAAGCGTCATCTGAACTTTGAGGTATGGACGGACTTAAAAGTACCGACACCAGGGGAAGAATACCACCCGTGAATGATCGACGATTCGATGCTCGCACCGGTTGACGGGACAGAATAACTGGGAGACGGGGACCGCCTGTCGATCATCGACCGGAACTATCACGATCTCTCCCGACCGCGGCAGAACCCGCGCGTTCGCCAACCTCTTTCCGTTCGGAAATCGTCTTCCGAGTTGCTATGCCAACACGCAACGCTGAAGCGACCTGGCGCGGCGACCTCAAGAGCGGGAGCGGCGACCTCGCACTCGGGAGCGGGGTCTACGAGGGTCCGTATTCGTTTGCGTCCCGGTTCGAGGACGGGGACGCGACCAACCCGGAGGAACTGATCGGGGCGGCCCACGCCGGCTGTTTCGTCATGGCGCTGTCGAACGAACTCGACGAGGCGGGCTACGAGCCCGAGCAACTGCACGCCGACGCGGAGGTCCATCTCGACCCCGAAGCGCTCGAGATCGACTGGATCGAACTCACGCTCGAAGCGACGATCCCGGACATCGACGAGGACACGTTTCAGGAGATCGCCGCCGGCGCGAAAGCGGGCTGTCCGGTCTCGAAAGCGCTTGCAGGCGTCGACATTCGACTCGACGCGACGCTCGCGTAGGCGATCGTCCAGACGGGACGTCTGTTCCGTATCGACGACTCGATACGAGGTGGGAGGATCGGCAACTCGGTGTACGAACCCGTATCAGCCGGTCGCGTTCTTCGGGACGACGAGGCGATCGCCCACGCCGACACCGGTCGCGTTTGCGTACCCGCGCGGGACTTCGAGGACGTACTGGCCAGTCCCGGGGTACCGCCGGAGGTCGTCGTCCGGCGTCTGTCCGGGGACGGGTGCGTGGTGGATCGTCGTGATCGTGCCGTTCGGGGCGGCGAAGACGATGTCGAGCGGGAAGTCCATGTCGCGCATGACGAACTCGTGGCGGCCGGAATCGGGAAAGACGAACAGCATGCCCTCACCGTCGGCGAGCGAGTCAGTCTTGCTGAGCCCCACATAGCGTTCACGCTGGCTGTCGGCGACTCGGACGTCGACGGTCGCCAGTTCGGTTCCGTTTTCGTCGGCCAGCGTGACCGTGGCTTCCTCGTAGTCCAGCGGGTGCAGAAGGCCGCCGAGCGGCCCGGTCGGATGCAGTGCCCAGAAGCCGACCACGAGGACGATGACCCCGACGGCGACGAGCGTAACGAGTCGGTCCCGGTCGGGCAACTCCATACGGACGCGAGGAGACGGCCGAGCGTAATACTGTCGCTGTACCGTTCCGACACCGCGGTGCCGACGGTATGGGCGAGCGTACAGCCGACTGTCGATCCAGAGAGAAAGCGTTATTCACCCGGGCGGGCAAGACCGGTCTGTGGGTCCGTGGTCTAGTTGGTTATGACGCGGCCTTTACAAGGCCGAAGTCGGCGGTTCAAATCCGCCCGGGCCCATCACTGCCGTCGAACGGACGTGAGACGGCTGTTTTGCCGACAAGGATTTGAACCAGACGAGTCGCGCGCAGCGAGGCGAGCACGTCTCGACGAGGTTCACAATCCGCCCGGGCCCATCACGGTCAAAACGGCAGTCCGTACTTGCTGAGATACTGTGCGAGCCCGGTGAAGTAGGCGATCAGCCAGAGGACGACGTAGCCGGCGACGCCGATCCGCAGTCGGGAGCGCCAGTGGTCCATACGGTCGCCGCCGATCTCCGAGAGCAACAGGTCCTCGTCGTAGTCGTGATAGAGGTCGTGTTCCCACTTGGCGCGGAAGATCCGGACGATCCCGGTGAGCGCGAAGGCGAGAAACGCGTACGCGTGTAGTCCGATCACGGCGTGGAGGACGCTGAACCCGTAAAATTGTTCGAGCAGGTTCGGAAGCATCCAGCCGACAAGCGGGATCGTCGTCAGCGCGAGACCGGTGAACACAACCGAGAGGTGTCGGACCAGCACGCTCCAGGTGACGGGATCGTTGTCGATCACGATCCAGGCGCCGTACAGAAAGCAGGGGAAACTGAGCGTCACCGAGAGCACGACCAGCGTCGCGACCGTCCCGTCGGCCAGCCCGAGCATTGGCGACCGTAGGGACGGGGTCGTTAAAGAGTGTCCGGAGGCGGTCAGCGTTTCATACGGACTACTGTGCGTCTGTTCCGCATTGACCGCCCGTATTCGGGCAGTCGGAGCGGTAAATCGTTACGGCAGTCCGTATCAATTGAGTGCGCTGACGGCCACATTCACGACTCGGTTGTCGGGATCGATACGGCGGTTTCGCAGGATCTCGTCCGTCCGTTCGTCCTCGAGTTCGGCACAGATTTCGGCGACCGCGAGTCGGATATCAGGATCGTCGGCATCGGCGTGTCGCCTAAGGAAGTCAAAAACTCGATCCGGAATCCGATCGGACGGCAACTCCGAGCCGATCGAACGGACGGTCTCGGCATCGACATCGTCTGTGTCCACGTTCGCGAGTGTCGCCTCGACACCTGTCGATTCGGTCTCCGTGTTGGTTCCGTTGTCGGTCACTTCACTATCGGAGGCATCGCCTGTCTCCTGGGCTATCGGTTCGACCTCGCTTGTCGGACCAGCAGCCCCACTCTCGGCAGAAACAGACGCGTCAGTCTGCTTCGAACTGGATGGAGCCTCAGGCGCCGGGTTCTCTATCGAGCCGTCGGTAGTCACCGAATCGGACGGCGAGTGACTGCTCGACGAAGTCTCGGTGCCGCTATCGCCACCAGAGGCACTGTGCTCAGGTCGGATATGGTCGTCTGAGGCCGTCGAGAGGACAGTGTGTCGTCCCTTCCAGCCGGCACCAAGGATCGATCCGAGGAATGCGAACTCGCCGAGCGAGATGAGAAACAGGAGCGGCCGATCGAGCCCCGGCGAAGGAGTGACGACGCCAAGCGGGGCAAGGTCGATCAGCGAGAGGATGCGCCCGAAGAGGAAAAGAAAAGTGAGGCCGAAGGCGATCATCCAGGTGACTTTTCGCTGCGCGCGAGCGATCACCGCGACAACGGCGATCGGTGCTGTCGCGAAGAGAGTTATACGGATAATATCTCCCATCGACAAATAGATGGTCGCGCTGGTGAGGACGGTCAGCGAAAGGATCGTCGCCACGAAAACGTAGCCAGCGTAGGCCGCGTACAGCGTCCCGAACCGGTCGAACTGGGCCTGAGCGTCGGCATCCGGGAGTTGCGTAGCCGTCTCTGAAGGTAACGAGTCAATAGAGTCGGACCCGGGCTCTGGCGAGGACTCCTGCGTGTTCGAACCCGTCTCGCTGGCGTTCTTGGCGACGTCACTTGCAG
This window of the Halapricum desulfuricans genome carries:
- a CDS encoding Lrp/AsnC family transcriptional regulator, coding for MKDGQLDSIDRSILYYLQKDARHTSSSDIAAELDLSPSTVRTRLSKLEDSGVVRGYHIDIDYDRAGYPLYTKIICTAPVTERDELAKAAREVEGVTAVREIMTGKRNVYVNAIGQSHDDLNRIAEDLDALGLEIVDEQIIRDEYVCSYHGFLEDEHTEDEP
- a CDS encoding OsmC family protein gives rise to the protein MPTRNAEATWRGDLKSGSGDLALGSGVYEGPYSFASRFEDGDATNPEELIGAAHAGCFVMALSNELDEAGYEPEQLHADAEVHLDPEALEIDWIELTLEATIPDIDEDTFQEIAAGAKAGCPVSKALAGVDIRLDATLA
- a CDS encoding DUF192 domain-containing protein: MELPDRDRLVTLVAVGVIVLVVGFWALHPTGPLGGLLHPLDYEEATVTLADENGTELATVDVRVADSQRERYVGLSKTDSLADGEGMLFVFPDSGRHEFVMRDMDFPLDIVFAAPNGTITTIHHAPVPGQTPDDDLRRYPGTGQYVLEVPRGYANATGVGVGDRLVVPKNATG
- a CDS encoding DUF7321 family protein, producing MLGLADGTVATLVVLSVTLSFPCFLYGAWIVIDNDPVTWSVLVRHLSVVFTGLALTTIPLVGWMLPNLLEQFYGFSVLHAVIGLHAYAFLAFALTGIVRIFRAKWEHDLYHDYDEDLLLSEIGGDRMDHWRSRLRIGVAGYVVLWLIAYFTGLAQYLSKYGLPF
- a CDS encoding HEAT repeat domain-containing protein — translated: MLRRLIMAPIKSALAPLFVVLSAFRTIKTAILKLIGGSRTAASAAASATSTASDVAKNASETGSNTQESSPEPGSDSIDSLPSETATQLPDADAQAQFDRFGTLYAAYAGYVFVATILSLTVLTSATIYLSMGDIIRITLFATAPIAVVAVIARAQRKVTWMIAFGLTFLFLFGRILSLIDLAPLGVVTPSPGLDRPLLFLISLGEFAFLGSILGAGWKGRHTVLSTASDDHIRPEHSASGGDSGTETSSSSHSPSDSVTTDGSIENPAPEAPSSSKQTDASVSAESGAAGPTSEVEPIAQETGDASDSEVTDNGTNTETESTGVEATLANVDTDDVDAETVRSIGSELPSDRIPDRVFDFLRRHADADDPDIRLAVAEICAELEDERTDEILRNRRIDPDNRVVNVAVSALN